AGCCATGGTAATTTTGAATGGTAAAGAGTTGCTGTTTATTACATTCCGAGAGTGAAAAATTGCTTTCTAGTCAGAGCGtagaagaaacaaaaaaaagaaaagatcGAAACATTAAACTGAGAATTGGATTTAAACCCAGCCACATAATCATTCAGTTGCAATAGAAGCAACGAGTAATAGTATTAAGTGGACTAGCGTCACACTGTGAAATTCAATCCAAGGCAACCAGCCGCCCTAACAGCTGGCAAATGTCGGGAATCTGAAATTTACAATAGGAATTATAGTACCTATTATCCATTAATTCTAAAGACAGgtgtggagaaacaagcttatgtcGGTTAGTACCAACgtctaagttagtgtcgTTAGTCACTTTAGTTGCTTTAGAGTTGTCCATCTTCttaatagttaaataatcgattggttCTTTccttttattaatatatttaaacaattctatatagagttagatgtcctcttatatatgagtttaTCTAccagttgaatgaacaaGTACACATGTTCAGTCTTCTCCTAAGACCGATAGCTGTACTGCACGTATATGTTTATCACGTAGCCATGTGTATTGTAGTGAAAATTGTTTATCTCTGCTTTGGAAGATTGTTTTAGAAGTTTCTATCCAATTAGTGAATGCTCAGTTATTTTCGaactcaaagtgtcataagCACTTTGTTCTGTCACATGCACTACAATAACTCGGACACTTACCTAGTAAATAGGAACACTAACCAACACGTTAACTACACAGTCGACGTCAATAAAATCGAACCAGCTGCTGCTCCTGTGCTGGTTTCTCCACAGTTAGCGATGAGTTTGTCTTACAAGGGCTCCTGTATGTCCGGATGCAATAGCCCCATATTCCTTGCCAAAGAAACAAAACGAATCCGGGATAGTTTAATGGTTAGAATCCGCGCTTGTCGCGTGCGGGATCGGGGTTCAATTCCCCGTTCCGGAGATTTTGTCTTCCTTCATTTTTTGCCAATTTTCCTGGCTTAAATGACGTCTCCAAATTAGTTCAAACTCCTTTTACAGCCAATATGCACAATTAGCAATACTTGGGAGAAGAACACAGGTAACACAGCGTATACATGCAACTAATATTGCCCGACTTGGAAGTCATTCATTTTGAAGTTAtgagaaaaataaaatgagCGAATATCCGAGCTCGGATATTCAACAGAATGTCCGTGCATAGATAATACATTTTCACCGTGTAATGTTTTCTTTGCAACATAAAAGACCCCCAGAGAGTAAAACTCTGGGGTAAGGTCAATAGCAGATGTGGAATTCCTTATTAACAAGGCAGGCAATTGCCCCGAGGAAATTTGGAATTTGGAATTTGAAACTTGAAAAACACAAACATGAACACGTAGACAAAGAGATGCTCGTGTGAGTTTTCCCGCAAAATAGCGACCAGCACAAAGAAATAGCGGTAGTTCCTAGAGTAAGGAATAGAGCCATTTATGTGATGTTTTTTTGAGCAGGAAATGATCTGCTAACAAGTCCTAGCGGCAATTTATAGAAAGCATATACAGATTACATTTAGTTACTGTCGTTATTCTTAGACACATGCGCAGGACCCCTCGGCTGGCCGGTTGGTGGGTAGGTGAGACGAGAGACAGGAGAGACAAGTGACAGGAGAAGCGCAATCTAATACAGAATCGCATCTTAACTAGTGATGGTTCTACTTGTTTTGTCCACAAAGTATTCAAAATGTTGAATATTAAGTCCGTCATTACAAGGTTCATCAGATATTGCGTATTCGTTTTcgttgttttttttttcatctcAAAGTCACACTTGAAACTCTGTACGAATAGTATATTAAACACTGTTTATTGTAATTTAATAGTTGTACTTTAAAGTGAATCCCTAGTGGGTTGGTATTCTTATTAGAGTTTTCTCTTTTTGGTTTTCGTTGACGACATACTGCCAAAGAAGGAGCGGGCGGCGGCTGCGATGTCTCTTTATTGTTTCAAGCTCTACGTTTCCCCCGAAAAAGCCATGTATCCTGAAAAAGGAAATTCTCTGGAAACTCTCTTGTTCCGGCTAACAGCAAAACGCATATATACGTATACATATGAATATGCTTGTTTACTCTTGTCGAACCTTGTCTTGTACGGCTGTTTCCTCGCAATACTCGGTTATTGTAATGTAACTCATACCCAGAAGTTGATGGAGTTCCAAGTTCATCAGCACAGTAAAATGTCTCTTTGTTTTGGCGGTTGTCGCATACTGGGCATATCGGACCGCTTCCTCTCTCTCTGTATGCTCTTCCCTCTGAAGCACCTCCCCACAGATAATACCAGCCACCATCGGACCTTACTTTTACGCCTTATCACGCCTCCGCGGTTGTGTTAGCGCTCTCTTTCGGGCAATACCGGGCCACACGTCCCTGTGCGCCTCTCTCTGACCAAACATCCTCGTCTCCCATGGATAATCAGTTCCCCGTCCATTGGCAGGAAAGTACAAATTGagtgaaaataaaaagatacGTACATGTATATGTCTGGGGGTTGCCACACCGAGAAGTACCAGCAGTGTCCGCGTTCTTGTTCGTTCGTGTTGGTCATTCTCTCTCTCTGCCCTCGTTTTTCCTGTCCTATGCGCATTGCTTGCCTCCATGCACTGCGGAAAAGAACTCCCCACAAGGAAGAACTATTACATGCGACTCTCGAGTTCCAACGCTGTCCCCACAGAAATCTCCACGCAGCAATaactttttcaaaaataacGCTCTCAAAATTGCTGATCTACCACTACACGCCCACTGCACAGCGACTACTACAAGATACCTATGTTTGCGGTTCTGGTGGCAGCAACGACAAACGATTCATTGTATAGAAAAACGTAATATCGTAAAATTTCTTTGTGATTACAAGACAATCAACCGGCTATAGTTGCACGTTATGGTGTTCGGTGCTGTTGTTTGTCATAGTCATTGTCTTGAATTATACCTCTTTTCTCAATCCGCCCTCATATGCTTCTTCCACTATAAGCATTCGACACTGCCAACGCTAAGAGACTGCAAAAGTTTCAAGAGTTCTGTAAATGACGATGATCTATAATTCCATTGCTACGgaatttcattaatttgtCTATAGATACAGAAGACAAACAGCttgatgaaaaaaaaatatcgatCTTCAACTATGAAATAtagattttttttgtttcgtAAGTGATATAAAGTTTATTACACCATtatatacaattgaatatttcattcatatatatagacaTCTAATAAGctataattgaattatcaCTTTTCgtgaaaaaaaagattgtCTTATGCTACCCTCTCTTATTCTTTTCCTCCCCTACCTTCCGGTTTACTTCTTTCTCTATCATTctctttatttatttcatatatacataGAAATAACACATACattcatatttatatatatatatctcaGGCTAATCTCTGGAGTTTACTATTTCGACAAGAAAATACAAGACttaatttattcatattcttcctataatctttttttttcattacaTAATAAAAGTTTTAACATATACTGCATTTTAAGGAAAAAgagatataaaaatataatgtttcattaattagacaacatttttttaaacaCAAACTCATTACACATACATAAGTTCctaataattaaaaaaatgtatCAACAAATTGCAATTAAACCTTCAAATAAACTTCATTTATCTGCCCCACAGTCCTCTTTGGGCGAGTACACAGGCTTAGATTTGGCAACTACGTCAATTCCTTCTTCATCGATTATCaaaacttcaaaaaattggGTTTTACCACCAAGACCAAAGCCAGGCAGAAAAACAAGCGTTGCTCATACACGCAAATCTGTATGTGTAGCTAATTCTGCATCCgcaaatacaaataaagTTACAAAAAGAAAGGATCTGTTACATAATAGACAAAAATCGAACAGTATTTGTTCCGGGGTTATTGGTAATGCTGAAAAAACCTTAACAAGAAACTTAGACGATTGTacttcaatatttttgaagtttGAAGACGAAGAGGCCATTCCACAAACTTTGCAAACACCACAACAaccaaataataaagtGACCAAGACAAGCGAATACACCGAAGCAGAGTTAGCTAATCTTATATCAACGTCTTTATCACAATCATTGTTACAGACAGAAAATGAATTGGATCAAGAAAACTCATTACTACAAAAAGATGAAACAAAGCTAACAAATGAGGAAGTCTCTTCATTGCTATCTTCATCAACTGGTTCTCCAAATTCGATTTTCTCAACTGATCATTATAATATCTCGAACAGCACAAGTGATTTATTGACTTTGTCAAGATTTGACACTGAAGTCGATTTGGTGATTGATAACtctaatttaaattttaaattattggaTCAGAATGTGTCACCAACATCAGATTTCTTACCAATCAATTTCACCAGCACATTCGATTCGGAATATATTCCTCCTACCTTGGAAGACATAATAAATGAACAGGAAAAAAGTTATGTTGATGTAATTGggaaaaacaaaaaaatataaaagaataaacCACAAAGGACCGCATATCAGATCTAACTCGCCCATGCAACTCAAAATCTAACTGTAAAAAAAACACACCAAGGTGTGAAAAACACCCTTtccatatttatttgttcaaCATTGTTACTATTctatcttcaaaattttacGAAATCGAAGTCACAGTGAAtgaattttcaaaagtttaaaagttttcaattcaaCTATATATAATGCAATCATGACCCAATCATACTAAAACAAAGTTTAAATacttaaaaaaaattaatatttccatatataatatttcaatattcttaataaaatcaacaacagttaaatttaaatatatcagtTTATATATCACAAACTCAttatacatacatattCCTTCTTTATCTTACTTGATCTTACAATTGGCAAcgttattatattgaatattctA
The window above is part of the Tetrapisispora phaffii CBS 4417 chromosome 7, complete genome genome. Proteins encoded here:
- the HAP4 gene encoding transcription factor HAP4 (similar to Saccharomyces cerevisiae HAP4 (YKL109W); ancestral locus Anc_2.464), translated to MYQQIAIKPSNKLHLSAPQSSLGEYTGLDLATTSIPSSSIIKTSKNWVLPPRPKPGRKTSVAHTRKSVCVANSASANTNKVTKRKDLLHNRQKSNSICSGVIGNAEKTLTRNLDDCTSIFLKFEDEEAIPQTLQTPQQPNNKVTKTSEYTEAELANLISTSLSQSLLQTENELDQENSLLQKDETKLTNEEVSSLLSSSTGSPNSIFSTDHYNISNSTSDLLTLSRFDTEVDLVIDNSNLNFKLLDQNVSPTSDFLPINFTSTFDSEYIPPTLEDIINEQEKSYVDVIGKNKKI